The sequence CTGCTGGCGGGCGAGCCCGGTGTAGGCAAGAGCGCGCTCGTGCAGGAGGTGGCGCGCCGCATCGCGGAAGGGCGCGTGGACGCCGACCTGGCCCAGGGACGGCTGGTGGAGGTGTCCGTCGCCAACATCCTCGCGCGCAGCACGCAGCGCCAGGCCGCGGAGAGCTTCGAGGAACTTCTCGCGCACCTGGGGCGTCACTCCTGTCCCATCGTCTACATCCGGGATTTGCCGGCGGCCCTCGGAGGCCCGCTGGCCCCGGTGGCCGTGCGGGCGCTGCGCACCGGCGGACTGCGATTCATCTTCGAGACCGAGCCCAAGCGCGTGCAGGAGTTGCTGCGCTCGGACGAGGCCCTGGCCGAGCGGCTCCACCTGCTGCCCCTGCACGAGCCTCCGCTGGAGAAGGCGCGCTGGGTGCTGGGCCGCGTGGCGGAGGAACTGGAGAAGGAGCTGCGGCTGCCCATCGACCCGGCCGCGTGTGACCTCGCGCTGCGGCTGTCGTCCAAGTTCCTCCTCGCGCAGCGGATGCCGCGCAAGGCGATTGAACTGCTGAAGGAGACGGCGGCGGAGGCCGCGGGCGCGGCGAAGGACCATGTCGGCCCCGAGGACGTGCTCACCCGCTTCTGCTCCGCCACGCGCCTGCCCCGCTTCGTGGTGGACGACGCGATGCCGTTGGATTTGGACGAGACGGAGCGCTTCTTCGGGGAGCGGCTGCTCGGCCAGACGGACGCGGTGGGCGCGGTGCTGCGCTCGGTGGCGCTGCTGAAGGCGGGCCTCAATGACCCGCGCCGCCCTCTGGGCGTGTTCCTCTTCGCGGGCCCCACGGGCGTGGGCAAGACGCAGCTCGCGAAGCTTTTGGCGGAGTACCTCTTCGGCTCGGCGGACAGGCTGGTGCGCCTGAACATGGCGGACTACCCCAACGACGGCGACGAGAGCGTCCCCTTCGGCGCGGCGTGGGCCCCGGCCCTGGAGACGCGGCGCGGAGAATTGAGCGCGCTCTTGGACGGCAAGGTGTTCACCGTGCTGCTGCTCGACGAGTTCGAGAAGGCGGCGCGCAGCGTGCACGACCGCTTCCTCCAGCTCTTCGACGAGGGCACCTTCGTCAACGGAGCGGGCGAGACGGTGTCGTGCAACAACACGCTCATCGTCGCCACGTCCAACGTGGGCGCGGAGGTGTACCGCGAGTCCGGCATGGGCTTCGTGGGCCACAAGCGCTCGGAGGAGATGGTGACGGAGGTGGACCGCCGCATCGGTGAGGCCTTCCGCCCGGAGTTCCTCAACCGCTTCGACGCCATCTGCCACTTCCGGCCGCTGTCCAAGGTGGACATCCGCAAGATTGCGCAGCGCGAGGTGGGCCGCGTGCTGGAGCGCGAGGGCATCCGCGCGCGCTCGCTGGACGTGGAGGTGACGCCGCAGGTGGTGGACCTGCTGGTGGAGCGCGGCTACTCGCCGCAGTTCGGCGCGCGCTACCTGCAGCGTGAAATCGAGAAGACGCTCACCGCGGCGCTCGCGGTGGAGATTGCGCGCAAGCCGCTGCCTCCGGGCACGCCGGTGCGGGTGGAGGCGCGGCCCGGTGGACGCGTGGTGGCCGTGGCCGAGCCGGCGCCGCCCTCGCCCTCCCCCACCGCGCAGCTCCTGCTGCCGTCCGCGCGCGCGGCCCCGGTGAAGCGCCGGCTGGACCGCAAGTCGCTCCTCTTCGAGATGGACCGGCTGGTGGGCAAGACGCGCGCGCTGGCGGTGTCCTCGGGCCGGCCGGAGCTGGAGACCCGGCGCGCGGCGCTGCTGGCGGAGACGCAGGCGCCCAACCTCTGGGACGACCCCACGCGCGCGGCGGAGGTCATCCGCGCCTTCCGCTCGGTGGAGGCGCACCTCAACGAGCTGGAGCGGCTGGAGGCCGCGTGCCTCTTCGCGCGGCGGCTGGTGCGCGAGGCGAAGAACGAGGTGCAGCTCGCGTCCGCGGCGAAGCAGGTGGAGGACGTGGCGCGCGAGGTGCAGATGGCCGAGGCGCTGCACGCGTCCGGTGCCACGCAGCAGGACAACGAGGCGCTGGTGGACATCTGCGCCAGCGACTCGGCGGAGGCGCAGGACGCGTGGGTGCAGGAGTTGGCCACCATGTACCTGGGCTGGGCGCAGCGGCGCGGCTACGAGGCCGTGGCGGTGGCCGAGGCGGAGGAGCCCGCGCGCGTGGTGGTGCGCATCGCCGGCCCGGGCGCATTCGGCTTCCTCGCGGGCGAGGCGGGCCTGCACCGGCGCCTGGAGGACGAGAAGCGCCAGCGCGCCTACGTGCGCGTGCACCGGGGCGGCGCGCTGTCGGACGACATCATGGAGCTGCTGGACGTGCAGGGCCGGCCGGTGAAGAGCCACGAGGGCTCCTACCTGCAGCGCGTGCGCACGGAGGTGACGGTGAAGGACGAGTCCACCGGCCGCGTGCTCACCCTCACGGGCGCGAGCGAGCTGGACGAGTTGAAGGACATCGCCGCGCGCGTGGTGGCCGGACAGGGCGGCTCCACGGACGAAGCCCGCCGCTACTACGTGGGCCGGGGTGCCCGCGTGGAGGACCCGCGCACCGGCGCCGGCAGCCCGCGCGTGAAGGACGTAATGCGCGGCGAGCTGGACGTGTTCATCGCCGCGTGGATTTCCCGCCCGCCCGCCGAGCCTCCCGCCATGGGAAGCTGAGCGGACGTCCGGGCCGCGAAGGGCAGGAGCCGCGAAGGACTCCTGCCCTCCTCGGAGTGCCTTCGCTACCAGGTCGCCGCGAAGACGAAGTCCGCCCGCGCGTTGTTGTCCTCGCGCAGCTCGGGCTCATTGCGGTGCTGGTTGACGTAGGCCCCCAGGTAGTAGTTCCCGGGCCCCTGTGCCGCGGGCGGCAGGTACGCACTGGCCGGGATGCTAACCGTCGCGCACTGTCCCGGAGCGAGCGGGTTCAGCTGCGTGACGGCCACCATGCTCTGGTCCATGGGCATGGGGCCCGGCCCCATGGGCGACAGCGTCGTGTCCGTGGAGATGAACAGCGCTACCTCGGAGCCGTAGGGATTCCCGGCCGGCGTGGTGCCCTGGTTGCACACCTTCACGGAAGCGGTGAAGGAGTCGTTATTGCGCAGGCTCGAAGGACCGCTCACCTCGGTGACGACGAGGTCCGGCAGGTTGCCCACGCCCATGAGCCCGCCCACGGTGAGGTTGTTGTCCTCGCGCAGCTCGCTCACGTACCGGGCCGCGTCGATGATGGCGCCCAGGTAGAGCGCTCCATCCATCACCGCATCCGGAGGCGTGTTCGCCGAGGCCTGCACCGAGAGCGTCTGGCACTGCCCCGCCATGAGGGGCTGCACGTCCACGCTCCCCACCATCCGCTGGTTGCTCGGCGGATACGGCGGCATGCCCGGTCCCATCATCGTCAGCGTGCTCGTCGTGGAGAGGTACACCTCCAGCCGCGCGTTGCTGAACCCGTTGCTCGGCTCCGTGCCCTGGTTGCACACCTTCACCGAGGCCGTGAAGGGCTGGTCGCGCTGCACACTGGGCGGCCCGCTCACCTCGGTGACGACGAGGTCCGCCGCGTTGCCCACGCCGATGAGCCCACCGACGAGGACGTTGTTGTCCTCGCGCAGCTCCTGCTCGGAACGGTACGCGTCCACGACGGCGGCCAGGTGGTAGGCGGTGACGTTGGGCGCTCCCGGAGGAAGGCTGCCGTACGCGGGCACGCTGAGCGTCACGCACTGGCCCGCGCCCAGCGGAGCCAGGTCGACACCGCCGATGAGCTGCTGGCCCTCCGTCGGGTACTGCGGGTACGGACCTCCCGGCGTCGGGACGACCACCGACTCATTGGCGGTCAGATACAGGTCCAGCCGCGATTGAGACGGAGAGGACGTGCTCTCCGTGCCCTGGTTGCACACCTTCACCGAGGCGGTGAAGGAGTCTCCCGGCCGAACGCTGGCGGGGCCGCTCACCTCGGTGACGACGAGGTCCGAGCGGCTGCCCACGCCGATGAGCCCACCGACGAGGACGTTGTTGTCCTCACGCAGCTCCTGCACGGACACGTACACATCCACGATGGCGCCCAGGTACAGCGCGGAGTCCCACTGTGCATCCGGAGGGAGGGACGCGTAACCGGTCAGGGTTCGCGTGGAGCACTCGCCCGGCTGCAGCGGCGGGAGGCTGTCCATGCCCACCATCCGCTGGTCCGTCGGATAGGGATTGCCGCTCTGCGGGAACGAGAGCGTGTCATCCGTGGACAGGTACACCTCCAGCTGCGGCCACATGCCGTAGCCGAGGGGCGCCGTGCCCTGGTTGCACACCTTCGCCGTCACCGTGAAGTTGTCCCCGGGACGCACGCTGGTGGGGCCCTTCACCTCCGTCACCACGAGGTCGGGGCCGTCCCCCACGCCGATGAGGCCACTGATGAAGGTGTTGTTGTCCTCTCGCAGCTCCAGCACGGACTGGTTCGTGTCCACGATGGCGCCCAGGTAGGCGGGGCCCACGCCCATGGCCTCGGGCGGCAGGCCCGCGTAGGCATTCACGTCACGCGTCACGCACTGGCCCGCGCTCAGCGTCGGCAGGTCCACGGCCCCAATCATCCGCTGGTCCGTGGGCGGCGCAGCCGGACCCGACATCGGCGGGGCCGTGAGCGTGGTGTCCATGGACAGGTACAGCTCCAGGTAGGTCCACGAGCCGTAGGTGGCCTCCGTGCCCTGGTTGCAGACCTTCACCTTCGCCGTGAAGGGGTCCCCGGGACGCACGCTCACGGGCGCAATGATAGACGTCACCACGAGGTCCGGGCGGCTGCCCACGCCGATGATGCCGCTGACGTAGACGTTGTTGTCCTCACGCAATTCCTGCTCGTTGCGTGACGGGTCCACGATGGCGCCCAGGTAGATGGGGCCCTCGTTGATGGCGTCCGGCGGCAGCCACGCGTTGGCATTCACGTCGCGCGTCACGCACTGCCCGGCGCCCAGCGACGGCAGGTCCAGGGACCCAATCATCCGCTGGTCCGACGGGTACGGGGCCGACGGCGAGGCAAACGAGAGCTCCGTGTCCGTGGACAGGTACAGCTCCACGCGGGTGCTGGACCAGCCCTGGGTGGACTCCGTGCCCTGGTTGCACACCTTCACCGAGGCCGTGAACGGCTCACCGCTGCGCACGTTGGCGGGAGCGCTGATGCGCGTCACCACGAGGTCGGAGCGGTAGCCCACGCCGACGAGGCTGCCCACGGTGACGTTGTTGTCCTCTCGCAGCTCGGGCTCCTGCTGGTACGGGTCGGCGACGGCGGCCAGGTAGAAGGCGCCCTCGCCCATCGCATCCGGAGGCGTGCCCGCGTACGCATTCACCGAGACACTCGCGCACTGGCCCGCGGCCAGCGACGGAATCGACTGGCTGCCCACGAAGCGCTGGTCGCCCGGCATCGGCATGTACGGGCCCGATGTCTGCGGCAGCGTCAGCTCCGTGTCCATGGACAGGTACAGCTCCACCTGCGAGCCGTACCAACCGCTGGTGGGCTGCGTGCCCTGGTTGCAGACCTTCACCGTGGCCGTGAAGGGCTCACCGCTGCGCACGCTGGTCGGGCCGCTCACCTGCGTCACCACCAGGTCAGAGCGGTAGCCCACGCCGATGAGGCCGCCGATGAAGACGTTGTTGTCCTCGCGCAGCTCCAGCTCGGACTGCTGCGGGTCGACGACGGCGGCCAGGTAGAAGGCGCCCTCGCCCATCGCATCCGGAGGCAGCCCTCCGTACGCATTCACCGTGCGCGTCGCGCACTGGCCCTGGCTCAGCGTCGGAAGGTCCACGGTGCCAATCATCCGCTGGTCCGTGGGCACCGGCATGCCCGGGCCCATCGCCGTGGGCACCGTGAGCTCCCGGTCCATGGACAGGTACAGCTCCACGCGCGTGCCGTACCAACCGCTGGTGGGCACCGTGCCCTGGTTGCACACCGTCACGGAGGCCGTGAAGGAGTTGCCGTTCCCCACGCTGGCCGGGCCGCTCACCGCCGTCACCACCAGGTCGGCGCGGTAGCCCACGCCGATGAGGCCACTGATCAAGGTGTTGTTGTCCTCGCGCAACTCCTGCTCGGACTGGTTGGGGTCCACGATGGCGCCCAGGTAGAAGGCGCCGTCGGGCTGAGAGTCCGGCGGCGGGTACGCGACGGCATTCACCGTGCGGTCCGCGCACTGGCCGGCCTGCAGGGACGGCACGCTCACGGAGCCAATCAGTCGCTGGTCCGAGGGCGGCATGCCCGGGCCCGACATCTGCGGCGCGGTGAGCTCCGTGTCCGTGGACAGGTACAGCTCCACCTGCGAGCCATACCAGCCGTTGGTGGCCTCCGTGCCCTGGTTGCACACGCGCACGGTGGCGTTGAAGGAGTTGCCAGAGTTCACGCTCGTGGGAGCGCTGATGCGCGTCACCACGAGGTCGGAGCGGTAGCCCACGCCGATGAGGCCGCCCACGGTGATGTTGTTGTCCTCGCGCAATTCCGGCTCGGACTGATACGCGTCCACGATGGCGCCCAGGTAGAAGGCACCGTCAGGCATGGCGGCAGGCGGCAGGCCCGCGTAGGCATTCACGTCGCGCGTCACGCACTGGCCCGCGTTCAGCGACGGCACGCTCACCGTGCCAATACTCCGCTGGTCCGAGGGCGGAGGCGTGTACGGGCCCGACATCTGCGGCGCGGTGAGCTCCGTGTCCATGGACAGGTACAGCTCCACCTGCGCGTTGTTCCAGCCGCTGGTGGACTCCGTGCCCTGGTTGCACACCTTCACCTTCGCGACGAAGGGCTCACTGGAGCGCACGCTGGTGGGGCCGCTCACCTCGGTGACGACGAGGTCGGAGCGAGAGCCCACGCCCACCTTGCCGGCCACGCGGGTGTTGTTGTCCTCGCGCAGTTCCTGCTCGGACTGGAACGCGTCCACGATGGCGCCCAGGTAGTACGCCCCATCTCCCTGCGCATCCGGCGGCAGCCACGCCGAGGCATTCACCGTGCGCGTCGCGCACTGCCCCGCGGCCAGCCAGGGCACATCCACCGAGCCCACCTTCCGCTGGTCCGTCAGGGGCGGCGTTCCCGGCCCCGGCTGCTCCAGGACGATGCTGTCGTCCATGGACAGGTACAGCTCCACCCAGGCGTTGTTGCCGCTGGTGGACTCCGTGCCCTGGTTGCACACCTTCACCGTCGCCGTGAAGGCGTCGCCATGGTGCACGCTGACGGGGCCCTTCACCTCGGTGACGATGAGGTCGGAGCGGTAGCCCACGCCGATGAGGCCGCTGACGAAGGTGTTGTTGTCCTCGCGCAGTTCCTGCTCGGATTGGTACGCGTCCACGATGGCGCCCAGGTAGAAGGCCCCATCGCCCTGCGCATCCGGCGGCAACCATGCGTTGGCATTCACGTCGCGCGTCACGCACTGCCCTGCATACAGCGTCGGCAGGCTGATGCTGCCCACCATCCGCTGGTCCGTCGGGGGCGGTGTCCCCGGCGTCGAGCCCGGAGCCGAGAGGACGTCATCCAGGGACAGGTACAGCTCCAGCGTCGGCTGACTGGAGTAGCTGGAGGACTCGGTGCCCTGGTTGCACACGCGCACCCGGGCCGTGAAGGCATTGCCGGGACGCACGCTCGCCGGGACGGAGATGTCCGTCACCACCAGGTCGGAGCGGTAGCCCACGCCCACCTTGCCGGCGACGAAGGCGTTGTTCGTCTCGTCCGCCTCGTTCAGCGCCTGGTACACGTCGACGATGGCACCCAGGTAGAAGGCGCCGTCGCCCTGCGCATCCTGCGGCAGCGACGCGTAGGACGGCACCGTCTGGAGCGTGCACTGTCCCGGGTCCAGCGGAGGCACCTGGATGGAGCCCACCATTCGCTGGTCCGTCGGAGGCGGCGTGCCCGGGCCCGGCATCGACAGGCTGTCATCCATGGACAGGTACAGCTCGAGCGAGGGCCAGCTGTAGTAGTTGGTCGCCGGCTCCGTACCCCGGTTGCACACCTTCACGGTGGCCGTGAAGGACTGGCCGCTGCGGAGGCTCGGAGGGGCCTGCACCTCCGTCACCACCAGGTCCGGACCGTACTGCTCCAGCGCGCTCGATTGAGTCCCGGGCGCCGGCTCCTGCGTGGGAGGGCTTGCCCCTCCACATCCCGCGAGCCATCCCATCGCGAGCCACAAAGACGTGGCTCTCGTTACAGGCATCAGCCTTTTCATGAAGTCTCCTGCCGTGACGGCATCCGGAGCCCGCCGACCGGGCGGGCTCTCAAGCCGGATGCACGCCTAAGCTCCTAGCAGGGAGACTGAAAGGGGGAAAAGCACGCGATAGGTATGGCTCCCACCCGTAACACAGACATCACGAAGCGTGGGAGCAGCCAGGTTCGCGTTGCCCCCTTTGGGGCGGAGTCGCTCGTGGCGACTCTCGTCGGCGCGGTTGATTCGCGTCAGTGCGTCAGCTTGGCCACCGTGGCCGGTGGGGTGGTGCCCATGGCCTGGCCGAGCTTGCGAGCGCTGTCCGGGAAGGGGCCACGCGCCACTTCCTGGCCCGAGGCGTTCAGCACCGTGGCGACGACATGGTCGAAGCCCTTGTTCAGGCCCATGGACTGGTGCGGCTCGCCCTTGGCGTCCGCCACCATGAAGAGAGACGAGTCCAGCTCGGCCGGCGCCGGCTGACCGTGCTCGCGGAACTCGTTCCGCATCAGGTCGAGCGACTCGAGGTGGCTCTTCTTGATTTCACCCTTCGCCATGCCCTTGAAGAGGCCGGGGACGTCGCGCAGGTCCACGTGGACCACGACGATGGGCTTCTGCTCGCGCACGTCGTAGATGAACTTGTAGATGCTCTGACGCAACTCGTCACGGGTACCCCGGTTGGCATAGAGGACGAGCGTGGGGCGCCCCTGGCCGATGGGGACGTCTTTGCCGAATACGTCCTTGAGCTCGGCGGCCTGAACGGGGATGGCAGCAAAGAGTCCCAACAGGCTTGCAAGCACCGCGATCTTCCTCATGTGGCGTATCCCTTTCGTGAGTGGAGTGCTTCGAGTCCTCACGAACAGGGCGAAGCCCATCCTGAATCCCCGCCATTTTCCAAGGACTTGCAGCTCAAATCGCGGCGGGCGTGCAACGGTTGGAGCGCATTCCTGCTCGATTGCCCTGTGTGTGGGACGTCTGCTATCGCCCCCTCACCTCGCGCCACACCCCGCGTGGCGACGGGAGGGGGAACACCATGTCTCAGTCATGCAAGGGTTTGAGAGGAATTGTCACGCTGTGCCTGCTGGCGCTGGCGCTGCCCGCGTCCGCCGCCAATCCGTTCTCCCAGGGGATGGTCACCATCACCCTGGATGACGGCTGGGCCACGCAGTACACGAAGGCGCGCCCCGCGCTCAACGCGCGGAACATGGACGCCACCTACGCGCTCATCACCAACGCCCTGTCGCAGAGCTGGGGCGGCTACATGACGAAGGCGCAGGTGCAGACGCTCGTCTCCGAGGGCAACGACATCGCGAGCCACACGCTCACGCACCCGGATTTGACGACGCTGTCCGCCACGCAGCTCACCTCGGAGCTGCAGGACTCGCAGGCCTGGCTGGTGAGCAACCTGGGCCTGGCCTCCGTGCCGAACTTCGCGGTGCCGTATGGCATCTACAACGCCCCCGTGCTCACGAGCATCAAGCAGACCTACGCGAGCAGCCGCACGGTGAGCGCCGGCCGCAACTTCCGCGACACGATTGTGTACGAGCTGCGCGCCAATGACGTGGCGCGCTCGGTGCCGGTGAGCACGGTGCGCGGGTGGATTGACCAGGCCCTCGCCGAGAAGAGCTGGCTCATCCTCGTGTTCCACGAGTTCGTGGACGGCACGCCCACGCGCGACACGCAGTACAAGACGGCCAACTTCACGGCCATCCTCGACTACATCCGCACGCGCAACGCGCTCACCGTGACGCTGGCCCAGGGCGTGGCGATGATGGAGGGCCGCACCGAGCCGGACCCGGCGGCGGGCATGCCCGTCTACCTGGACGCGATGGAGAGCGGCTTCGCGAACTGGAGCTGGGCGACGCACTCGCTCGACGAGACGGGCGTGGTGCACTCGGGCTCCAGCGCCATCAGCTTCGAGCCGGACGGCTGGGGCGGGCTGATGTTCCACCACTCGGGGATTGATTTGTCGCAGTACCAGGCCGTCGAGCTGTGGGTGCACGGCGGCACCACGGGTGGGCAGGCCGTGCAGCTCGTGCTCCATGATGGCGTGCAGACGCTGGGCGCGGTGTCGCTGGACGCGGCGCTGGGTGCGCCCATCGCCGCGGGCACGTGGCAGAAGGTGACGGTGCCGCTCAGCAGCCTGGGAATCACCTCGGGGACGCTGGTGGACCTGTACTTCCAGGACGCGTCGGGCGGAGACCAGGGCACGGTGTACCTGGATGACATCTCGCTGATTCCGCTGTGAGCGCGTGACTCGGAGCCGGCGCGGGAGGGAGCACTCCGCGC comes from Pyxidicoccus parkwaysis and encodes:
- a CDS encoding AAA family ATPase, which translates into the protein MATRKSEDQERLIDRDLTALAREGKLPAAHGVDAAVTEVLGLLTRGGKHPLLAGEPGVGKSALVQEVARRIAEGRVDADLAQGRLVEVSVANILARSTQRQAAESFEELLAHLGRHSCPIVYIRDLPAALGGPLAPVAVRALRTGGLRFIFETEPKRVQELLRSDEALAERLHLLPLHEPPLEKARWVLGRVAEELEKELRLPIDPAACDLALRLSSKFLLAQRMPRKAIELLKETAAEAAGAAKDHVGPEDVLTRFCSATRLPRFVVDDAMPLDLDETERFFGERLLGQTDAVGAVLRSVALLKAGLNDPRRPLGVFLFAGPTGVGKTQLAKLLAEYLFGSADRLVRLNMADYPNDGDESVPFGAAWAPALETRRGELSALLDGKVFTVLLLDEFEKAARSVHDRFLQLFDEGTFVNGAGETVSCNNTLIVATSNVGAEVYRESGMGFVGHKRSEEMVTEVDRRIGEAFRPEFLNRFDAICHFRPLSKVDIRKIAQREVGRVLEREGIRARSLDVEVTPQVVDLLVERGYSPQFGARYLQREIEKTLTAALAVEIARKPLPPGTPVRVEARPGGRVVAVAEPAPPSPSPTAQLLLPSARAAPVKRRLDRKSLLFEMDRLVGKTRALAVSSGRPELETRRAALLAETQAPNLWDDPTRAAEVIRAFRSVEAHLNELERLEAACLFARRLVREAKNEVQLASAAKQVEDVAREVQMAEALHASGATQQDNEALVDICASDSAEAQDAWVQELATMYLGWAQRRGYEAVAVAEAEEPARVVVRIAGPGAFGFLAGEAGLHRRLEDEKRQRAYVRVHRGGALSDDIMELLDVQGRPVKSHEGSYLQRVRTEVTVKDESTGRVLTLTGASELDELKDIAARVVAGQGGSTDEARRYYVGRGARVEDPRTGAGSPRVKDVMRGELDVFIAAWISRPPAEPPAMGS
- a CDS encoding polysaccharide deacetylase family protein: MSQSCKGLRGIVTLCLLALALPASAANPFSQGMVTITLDDGWATQYTKARPALNARNMDATYALITNALSQSWGGYMTKAQVQTLVSEGNDIASHTLTHPDLTTLSATQLTSELQDSQAWLVSNLGLASVPNFAVPYGIYNAPVLTSIKQTYASSRTVSAGRNFRDTIVYELRANDVARSVPVSTVRGWIDQALAEKSWLILVFHEFVDGTPTRDTQYKTANFTAILDYIRTRNALTVTLAQGVAMMEGRTEPDPAAGMPVYLDAMESGFANWSWATHSLDETGVVHSGSSAISFEPDGWGGLMFHHSGIDLSQYQAVELWVHGGTTGGQAVQLVLHDGVQTLGAVSLDAALGAPIAAGTWQKVTVPLSSLGITSGTLVDLYFQDASGGDQGTVYLDDISLIPL
- a CDS encoding CARDB domain-containing protein codes for the protein MKRLMPVTRATSLWLAMGWLAGCGGASPPTQEPAPGTQSSALEQYGPDLVVTEVQAPPSLRSGQSFTATVKVCNRGTEPATNYYSWPSLELYLSMDDSLSMPGPGTPPPTDQRMVGSIQVPPLDPGQCTLQTVPSYASLPQDAQGDGAFYLGAIVDVYQALNEADETNNAFVAGKVGVGYRSDLVVTDISVPASVRPGNAFTARVRVCNQGTESSSYSSQPTLELYLSLDDVLSAPGSTPGTPPPTDQRMVGSISLPTLYAGQCVTRDVNANAWLPPDAQGDGAFYLGAIVDAYQSEQELREDNNTFVSGLIGVGYRSDLIVTEVKGPVSVHHGDAFTATVKVCNQGTESTSGNNAWVELYLSMDDSIVLEQPGPGTPPLTDQRKVGSVDVPWLAAGQCATRTVNASAWLPPDAQGDGAYYLGAIVDAFQSEQELREDNNTRVAGKVGVGSRSDLVVTEVSGPTSVRSSEPFVAKVKVCNQGTESTSGWNNAQVELYLSMDTELTAPQMSGPYTPPPSDQRSIGTVSVPSLNAGQCVTRDVNAYAGLPPAAMPDGAFYLGAIVDAYQSEPELREDNNITVGGLIGVGYRSDLVVTRISAPTSVNSGNSFNATVRVCNQGTEATNGWYGSQVELYLSTDTELTAPQMSGPGMPPSDQRLIGSVSVPSLQAGQCADRTVNAVAYPPPDSQPDGAFYLGAIVDPNQSEQELREDNNTLISGLIGVGYRADLVVTAVSGPASVGNGNSFTASVTVCNQGTVPTSGWYGTRVELYLSMDRELTVPTAMGPGMPVPTDQRMIGTVDLPTLSQGQCATRTVNAYGGLPPDAMGEGAFYLAAVVDPQQSELELREDNNVFIGGLIGVGYRSDLVVTQVSGPTSVRSGEPFTATVKVCNQGTQPTSGWYGSQVELYLSMDTELTLPQTSGPYMPMPGDQRFVGSQSIPSLAAGQCASVSVNAYAGTPPDAMGEGAFYLAAVADPYQQEPELREDNNVTVGSLVGVGYRSDLVVTRISAPANVRSGEPFTASVKVCNQGTESTQGWSSTRVELYLSTDTELSFASPSAPYPSDQRMIGSLDLPSLGAGQCVTRDVNANAWLPPDAINEGPIYLGAIVDPSRNEQELREDNNVYVSGIIGVGSRPDLVVTSIIAPVSVRPGDPFTAKVKVCNQGTEATYGSWTYLELYLSMDTTLTAPPMSGPAAPPTDQRMIGAVDLPTLSAGQCVTRDVNAYAGLPPEAMGVGPAYLGAIVDTNQSVLELREDNNTFISGLIGVGDGPDLVVTEVKGPTSVRPGDNFTVTAKVCNQGTAPLGYGMWPQLEVYLSTDDTLSFPQSGNPYPTDQRMVGMDSLPPLQPGECSTRTLTGYASLPPDAQWDSALYLGAIVDVYVSVQELREDNNVLVGGLIGVGSRSDLVVTEVSGPASVRPGDSFTASVKVCNQGTESTSSPSQSRLDLYLTANESVVVPTPGGPYPQYPTEGQQLIGGVDLAPLGAGQCVTLSVPAYGSLPPGAPNVTAYHLAAVVDAYRSEQELREDNNVLVGGLIGVGNAADLVVTEVSGPPSVQRDQPFTASVKVCNQGTEPSNGFSNARLEVYLSTTSTLTMMGPGMPPYPPSNQRMVGSVDVQPLMAGQCQTLSVQASANTPPDAVMDGALYLGAIIDAARYVSELREDNNLTVGGLMGVGNLPDLVVTEVSGPSSLRNNDSFTASVKVCNQGTTPAGNPYGSEVALFISTDTTLSPMGPGPMPMDQSMVAVTQLNPLAPGQCATVSIPASAYLPPAAQGPGNYYLGAYVNQHRNEPELREDNNARADFVFAATW